In the Nitrospira sp. genome, GGGATGATGAGCGACAGTTCCATGCGATTGCGTTGTGTCTCAGGCACTCGTATTCAATAGTTCCATCGTCGCCCAAGTAACATTCTTTCCCTTTTTGGGCTAGGCAGCCCTGCGATCGAGCGCACAGGACTCAGGCAGAGCAGGACAGCGTTCTGCGTAAAACTCAGAGAGCATGGGGCGCGCTTCTCCTGCCACATGCAGGTCGTGTTCCAGGCGGTAGGGGTGCGTCGACCACTTATGGAAACATGATTGCCAATACTGAAACGTCTGAAGTTCTGTTGGCGTTCCCCAGCCGATGTAGCTGTCGATTGCGAATGCCCGAACCCGTAGCCCCAAGGCGAGTGCGTCTTCGATGGCGACATCCAAGTAGAATTCTCCGTTCACCCTGGCATTCCGGTCGATCATCCGTGTGACCACTTGGCGAAAATACAGGGCGCGCCGGAAGGTGAACGTACCTGTGATGATGGCGTCCTGTGCCGGATGGTTGAGCGGATTTTTTACAGACACGTTCCGCACCACACTACTTGTGTCATCGATGTCAACCCACCCATACATATGAGGGTATCGAACAGCGTTGGGATATTTCTTAGCCACCCACACGATCACATCGGTTGCCGGATCATCCAACAGGTCCATGAGTCGGCTGTTCCGATAGAGCATCCCGTTATCGCAGGCGGCAATGGTTACCGTCTCGTCGTCCAGCACATTCCTGTACGCGATATCCCATCCCAAGAAAGCTGTTCTTGCCTGCCCATCGGTCGGGCCATCCAACAAAATGGAGTGAGCATTTGGAAACTGCGCCTTGAGGATTTCGGCTACCTCCTTGCTCCCTGGCATGTCCCTTCGAAGAACGAAGACGTGGCGAGCGGTTTTCGGGAGATCCGATGTTGCCTGCACGACCATCGGTTTGCCGGAGACAGAAATCAGTGGTTTTGGCGTCGTGTAGCCAGCTTGTCGAAACCGCTCTCCCAACCCTGCCATGGGAACCAGCGTTGCTCCTCCGACAGTCAGGTGACTTGCATAAGCAGGATCGACAAGCTGGCGAAATGCATTCGACCACATCGAATATTCCTCAAGGTCTTCGGGTGTTCCCCATTGCATGAAATGTTGTAGCTCATAGATCGCGACCTTGCATCGGTTCTCCAATAAATGCCTGTAGGCCATACTGATGTAATACTCACCGCCGACCTGCAACTCGTCAGCGATAACAGTTCGACACGCTTCCAGCATGAGCGCCCCACTGGAAAAGTAGTACGTTCCGCTCGACGCATATTCTTCTAGGCGATTCTCTGTGAACGGCCGCTTTTCTTGGATGTCTTGAACCCAGCCTTGATACTCCTTCAGATAGGCATAATTCGTATTGCCGAGTGAGTGGGGATGAAACCCTTTATAGGCAGGAATAGCACCATCGCACCGCGTGGCCTTCACATATGAAATGAAATGGTTCCAATGCCAATAGCATGAGAAATCACAGTAGTTCACGATTACCGGACCGCTGTGATCAACTTCTTTCGCGGCTTGGAGGACCGCATGAACGGGACCACGTTTATGGGAAGAGATACCGATAACCTTACCAGTCGGGCAGTGTGTATTCAGAACTTCCTTGATTTGAAACGAGGGCTCACGCAGATGCTCGTCGTTACAGATAAAGAGAAAATGTGTTTCTCCAGGGAACATGTCGATCACATGAGCGATAATCGGTTTTCCTTCGATTTCGATCAGTGGCTTAGGAATGGTGTATCCCGCTTGACGAAAGCGTTCACCGAAGCCTGACATGGGAACAATAATCTGCATTCTAGGAACCCGCTTGCCTGCCTTTTCTTGACGTTTCCATTAGGTCCCCAATCATGCCGGTTGGCATACCCGTGTATGGGCTCACCGATTTCATTTCAACGCCAGTATCCCATAGATTCTCTGTATTTCCAGCTATTTGTGAATTGGGCGTTCACTCCAAGGTACGTCGGGAGGGGGCTGGCTCAGGGAGAGAGACTAGCTGCTGTCAGATGGATCAGTCTGAAGGAGTACGCTCGAGAGCTTAGATGCTTACGGGAGAGGGCGAAGGCACCGATGAGAAGCTCGACAGGCAGCGCACGTATAAATCTTCATGTCGTTTGACCACCGACTCGATAGAGTACAGCTTCTGCACGTGGCCCCGACCATTCCGACCCATGGCTTCTGCACGTGCAGGGTCAGACAATAGTGTACCTATCGCTGTAGCCAATGCGGCTGAATCGTCTGGAGAGACCAATAGACCTGATTCCCCAGTCCTGACAAATTCTGGTATGCCTCCAACAGTCGTCGCGATAACAGGCTTTCCGGCCGCCATGGCTTCAAGAATAGCAATCCCAAACCCCTCGTAGCGCGACGGCAACACAAACACATCCACCGCTGAAAAAATACGTGGAAGATCACGTCTCAACCCGGTGAATACGACCTGGCGTGAGAGCCCAAGATGATCACGTAGGTATTCAAGCATACTTCTTGCCGGTCCATCTCCCACGAGGAGCAGTTGAAACAGCGGAATCCTTTCGTCACCCTTCAGCTGTGCTAAGGCTTCCAGCAGAACACGCAGTCCCTTCTTGGGTTCCACCAAACGACACACGGTCCCGAGCACGATTCCATCGCGTTGGAGCCCCAACTCTTGTCGCCCTAGAGCCGTGGCAGAGGCAAACCGGCTTATATCTACGCCGAAGGGAATGATAGCATGCTGATCGACAGCACCACCAATATGAGCCACAACTGACCGACTCACAGCCTGTGAACAGCACACGATGGCATCGGTCCACTTCAGAGTGAAACGATCGAGAAAGCGAACAACCTTCCCCTCGGTCACAATCTCATCATGATAGGATGAAATCACAGGAAACGTGCGTAAGATATGTCTGCATACGCGGGCGGCTACATTTGCCCAGAAGAGGAAAGCCTGCACCACGTCAGGCCGTTCTGTTCGAAGTAGCTTGAGCAATCTAAGAAGGACACGAATATCGAGTTTGCCCGTACCATCCAAAGAGACGACCTTGACTCCCCTCACTCGAAGTTCCTGAGCGAGGGGGCCATCTGGTTTGAGAGTACAGACCGTCACCGTAAACCGTACGCGATCGAGTCGTGAGGCTAACTCCATAATATGTGTTTCGGTTCCGCCAACTCCCAACCCAACCGCCAGCAGCATCACCTTAGCAGGCATGAGCGTTTCTACCACTCAGTTGTGAGGAGGAGAGGATCTGCTCGTACCAACCCAAATACGATTGCACTTGCCGATGAATACCGAACGAACGTGATGCGATTGCTGCTGCAGTTGTTCCCATTGAGGTCCGTAACGGTTCGTTCGAAAGAAGTTGGATCACACGACCGGTCATGGCGTCCGCATCACCGGCAGATACAAGGAAACCCGAACGGCCCTCTTCAATTTGTTCCGGTATGCCGTCGATTGCGGTTGCGACTACCGGACGGCCGCAGGCTAACGCTTCCAATACGGTGTTGGGGAAGGTGTCGGATTTGGCGGCATGCACGTAGACATCAGTCGCCTGGTAATACTGGGCGGTGATCCGCTTGTCTCGTTGAAACGGCACGAACTGGATCCCGCCGTTTTTGTACAGGATCGGATCGCCCTGGTCCCCCAACACAATCACGGTAATACGGCTGTTCGAGTACTGAGCGGCCACCTGCCGAGCACATTGCTCGATCGTCCGATAGTCCTTGAACACATTGCTCCTGGCGGCGTTGGCCACGAAGAGCAGCATCATGTCCTGCTGAGACAGGCCCAGCGCCTCTCTCGCCTGCTGCCTTGAGCCTGGCTTGTAGACTGTTGAGTCCACACCGTTTGGGATGACGCGCCCTTCTACGACTGCCGGCGCCAATATGGATTGTTCGACCTGCCGCATCAGCCACCGGGAAGGTGTAGCGACATACACACGGCTCTCCCTATAGATGTCCCGTTTCCGTTTCCAATTCGCGGCAGTCGCATCCCGCGCAATCGCCGGATAGATCGAAAGATCAGGGCAATGGCCACAGCCGGTCTTCCACCGATCACAGCCCAATGTGTACGCACAATGCCCGCTCAACATCCATGTGTCATGCAAGGTCATGACCGTAGGGATCTCCCGGCTCAACCAGGGTAGCGCACTGAGATCAAAATAGCCTCCACGCGGCAACCAGCCTCCGTGCAGGTTATGACAATGGAGGATATCCGGGCGGTCTTGCATGAGATCGAAGAGTCTCCAGGACTCCGGAAAGTTGAAGTTCTCTCTACCCAGCCTGGCCTGCCACCAATTGTTGGGTTGAGCAACGTAGGTCTGTAGCCAATGTCGCATGCGCCATACTCCGCGAATCCGCCCTTCATACGGAGCAAGCCAGTTGTCAAGATGGATCAGCGATGCGTTCACGGCCTTCTCTTGTTCCACATGGGACAAGGGAATTACCTGAGGGTCATCACTAGACTTCTCACCGACCGCCAGCAGGGAGTGATGCCCTCGTTGCCGGTACTGGTCGAAGAGCTGCCAAGCAATCGCTTCGGCGCCTCCTCCTTTTTCATATGTACTGATCTGGAGGATTCTCATATGGCTAGACTAGCAGGTCAAACCACGAAGCCTGAAATGATTCTCCATTCCGTCCCATCCCAGACCACGACCTGGGTGGGGAACGTCAGACCAGAATACCGGCCGGCGACCCTAATCCATCGTGGTAACGTCGCGAGCGACAGATGGCGGCCGACTTTCCACGCCAGTCCCCTCACCAGCGCCTCGAATCCTCGGCAGGGCCTGCCGCCGTATTGAGCGAGCGTGCGCTGAGCTTCCTCCATATAGTGATCAACCTGTCGTACCGATTTTTGATTTCCATGGGCCCGGAATCCTGCCAATGGGGCCATGACACCATAGAGGTCGGCGTGGCGATAGAACCTGGCCCACAATTCAAAGTCCGCTGCCAGTTGCAGCGAGGTATCAAGCCTTCCTCCCGTACGTTCCCAGAGCGAGCGCCGCCAGAACGTCGACTCTTGTTGGATGAAACGTCTGCCGTAAGATCCTGCTGTCGGGAGATTCCCGCCTTTGAGGAATGATGCCCGATTGAATCCGCCGCTGAAATTAATCGACGTCAACTGGCCGTGAGCATTCCAGCTGAGCGGCTGAACAGTCGTCAGCCACTCGATCTGGGGAAACTTCGTGAAGAGCTCGCGGACAATCGAAAATGCCCACGGGGTGTACTTGTCATCGCTGTTGATCCACGCCATGATTTCGCCGGTTGTCTTCACAAACCCCTTGTTGATGGCATCGTATTGTCCATTGTCAGGCTGGCTCATCCAGTGGGTCAAGCGTTCGGCATGACGTCGGATAATATTGACACTGCCGTCGGTCGAACCTCCGTCGACGATCACATACTCGAGGTTGGAATCCCGCTGCGATAGCACGGACTCGATCGTCTCTTCAATAAACTGAGCTTGATTAAACGACGGCGTGACGATGGATATTTTCAGCGATGATGAGCTCACGAGACTTGATCGAGTGCCAAGATTTGTTGGAGATGAGATCGAAACTCACGATTCTGTTGTAGCCGTTGTTCAGGCGTGGCGTAGTAATGGAATCGCCGTAACGGGCCGTTCTCCGGCACAAACACGATATCGACTTGAGATAATGCGTGATCCAATGGGCGATACTGAAGTCCCAGAATGTCATGGGGAACGAACCCCTTGGATTTCATATAAGTGACGACGTCGAAAAATAGTGGGCCTTCTTTGAAAAACTGAAAGAGTGAGACTTCTAGGAGAACGAGCTCAGCTCCACACAGGGTTGCTTCGCCTCCCCTCAAGACGTCCAGTTCGGCGCCCTGCACGTCGATTTTTATAAAATAGGGAGGATGCGCATCACGCTCTTTGACCAACCGATCGAGGGTGATCGCGTTCACAACACGGGGAAATCCGTTCACATCTGTTCCGCTCTCTGTCTCCCGGTACAGAGATGATCCAACAAGATCTGGGTGTACATTGATCGTCACCGGATTGTCGCAGGACGAGGCAACGGCAATCTCATAGCTCGCTCTGGGAATTGCTTTGACTGTTTTGTCCAAGCATGACACATACTCATTGAGTGGTTCGATGAGTAGATACTGAGCGTTGGGAAAAATCTCGTGGCATTGGCGAGAAAAACTCCCGATAGCTGCTCCCACATCAATGACCGTTGCCGGCGCCACCCCCGTATCTCGAACCTGTGTTAAGCTCCCTTCGAGTGATGTGCGTTCCAGTCCTTTGACGCTGGAAGCCGTCGAGGCTCGTCTACGAACTTCATATCCCAATGATCGAACGATGCGTCGAATGATTGATTTCAACATGGCGTATGAGTAGACCAATCCCAACATTTCCCCGCTGGCTTGATGGCTTCCATAAAGAGGGAGTCAGGTTTTCTCACCTTCCCGTCTGTTACCTCCAGGCCAAACGAAGCGAACTGTCCTATCCGACTATCATGTGCGTGGCACACCTGTGCGTCAGAAAATCCGCATTGTGTGATCAATTGCCCTAAGGAAAACCGATCATACATCCACTGGTGGCATTCCCCAGACAGTCGAAAACGGCCGATACGCAAGGCCTCGTGATCACCGTTGATCAAGTATCCCTTGAGTTCAGGCACAAGAGATCGTATAGTCCGAACTATTCTCGACATGATTGAGAGGCCACCGCAACGACTGGATTCTGAGCTAAGGGATGAGTGACGTCCCGGTTCCATATAGGTCATCGCTCCTACCCCAATCCTTCCAATCACATACTTGGTATTGTTGCGGGCTTGGGTACGCAGATACCGCTCCATCTCCCCTCCAGACGTGTCTCGTACTAGTTGATCAAGTAGTTCGAGTGTGATCCATTCATATTCTTCTGTTGCCCGTGGTTTTCCCGCCTCAGCTCTCGCAAGGACCCGAAGGTATTCACGGACGATTCCTTCAAGGTCCGGAACGGCCAGTCGGATGATGCCGCCAGGACAAAGAACTCGGTGGCATTCCAGTAACAGCCGCTTGGCCTTCTCCTGTGTGAAATGTTCGAGTACATGTGATGCATAGCACACATCAACTTGCCCATTCTCGAATGGCAGTCCATTCCCTACATCCCATGTTTGTACCGATGGACTGTGCGGACGCACATCCAGATTGATCCAATCGGGATGCCACACCGAGCCGCAACCGATATTGACTAACACAGGAGACACGCACTGTTCCTTTCTCTACTCAAACACTTTCACACCGATACGGCCGGTATAGTCGATGGGGTGAAGCAACATCCTGATCCGATACTTAGTCATATATTCGTCGATAGCCCGACGCGCCCCCTGCCAGTGGCCATAGTCGTCGACAATCAAGACACCTCCCCGACTCATCCGCGGATACAGCACTTCCATTTCATGCTGAGTTGATTGATACCAATCGGTGTCCAACCGCAAAATCGCGATTCGATCGGGAGCGGACTGCGCCAACGTCTCTTCCACCCGGCCCGGTATAAGGTGGATACGGCCTTCTGGATACTGTGTCAGCGAGAGCGCTTGAGTAACCCGTTCGATCGGTGCGTAACACCAAACCATGTCATGTTCTGTCTTACTGGATTGCATCAATAGTTTGCGTGCTGACTCACCTGCCAGGGAGACGTCTTGGGGGCCCGGTTCCGTCATTCCCTCGAAGGTATCAAACAAATAGAGTTCGCGACTCGCGGCCCCACGACGCATCAACGTTCTTGCAACGGCCATCATGCTACCGCCTCGCCATACCCCACATTCGACGATTGCGCCGTCAATTGCCGCGTCTTCGACGTAGCGAACGGCTGAGCAGAGTGCCCGAATGCGTTCAGGGGAAGTCATCGTGTATGGGCGGACAAAAGCGATCGTCTCGCTGTCTTGACCTTCTTCGGCCGTGACGGCGATGTTCGGCGCATCAGTGGGGGTTCCCTGGTTCATCAACTGCCACCGCTCGGCTAACCCCTGAAGGGGAGCAAACACTTTGGCCAATGCGAGAACTTTCCGATTCATTAGTAATAAAAACTATGAATTGCGTAGTAGAATGAGGGAGTCACGTTGTAGAAGGTCCAGATCGGCACACTGCACTTCCCAACCCGCTTCGGTCGCGATCTTCACCATGCTCTGTTGATCATTGCGTGGCCACCAGATATCTCTGTCGTGCTGTGATTTGAAAGCCTCGGGAACCCCGCCCTTGGTCCAGCCGAACCGCTCCAACTTGACCCAATTGCCATATTGATGAATTGATACCGCTCCTGGCTTCATCTTGCGCCGAGCGGTACGGAGAATCTCCAAGATGGAATCTTGTTCATTATGGCAGAGCACGCCGAACGACCAGAACAGATCGAAGTACCCGTCCGGCACCCCCTGGAAGGAATTGTCATGAACTCGATGGCAGATCAACTGTCCAGAACGGGCATTCGGCACTAGCCACTGAGTGACGTCCTGAAAATCGACGGTGTGCAACTCGCCATGTGGAATGAACCTCAAAATTGCACGGGACCACGATCCTTTACCAGGCCCTAATTCGAGTACCTTCGAGTCAGGACGTAGGTGTGGCTGAATGGCCTGTCTGAAGACTCGCCGATAGGATCCCCCGCTTCTCTGCTCCTCGGACCATCTAGTCCTCCCTGGGACCAAAGAGAGGATGTTGCCGCTGTCGTATCCATAATTAAATTCCTCCTGCAACCAACGCAAAGTAGGCATGGTATAAACCTAGGTCATGTGTTACCCGGCGCGTTGAACCGCTGAGGAGATTGATCGCTTTATTCTACCCGCCACCATGCGGAGGCGAGAAGTCAATTCTACTATCGTGCTGATCTTTTGTTCGCTTCTCAGCCCAGCGAGAAACGAGCGGATCAATTCTCGCGCTATCGCAGACTCGGTGACAGCGTCCGGATAGTCCCAGGACTCCAACGTACTTAACATGACGTTAAAATACTGCGAGGAGCTGCAATGTACGCCGCTTCCATCTATCCCGATGTTTTGGACCAGTGACCGACTTGGGTAGAGACAGAGTCCATTGGCGGCGAACATGCTGGCATACCAACGAACGCCCCACACATCCAACTTTCCTTCGGCTTGGAGGGCCAAGTGTTCGAAGTAGGGATAGGCTCCATCGACGTTGAAGGCCGTTCGCTGGGTTTCGTCGACCAGGCCGGCCAGTAGCTTGGAAGAATCTCGTTCCAGCCGGTTCCACGCCCGATTCCATGTCGCCCACCCCCAACTTGTGGGGATGCGACTAAAAAATGTTGAATTGAGTCGACTAAGATCTTTTACCGGAAACATGTAGCCGGAAATCTGCATCACTCGTGGCTCCGCATGGTATCGCTCCAAGGCTTGGTTCATGAACGATAAGAATCCCGGCGCGACAACCAGGTCATCTTCCAGGACGATCACACGTCCGTGTTTATTCGCCAACTCAGTTACGCCGGAGATAACAGACTGTGCCAATCCGAGATTCTTTTCCCGCTCCTGCACGACGATCTTTGAAAAACCCTCAGCACATCCTGCAACCTCCCGAACCGCTCTTACGGCATCCGCATCATGAGATCCTTTTGGCCCGTCACTAAACACATAGAGCATACTTTCTCGAGCGAGTGTGTTCGCTTGAAGTGCATATAAAGTGCGCTGCAAATGTGCCGGGCGGTTGTACGCAAAGAGGGCGATCGGTGCGATAGCCATATCGTTCTACCTATCTAGAACTCGGATGTGTAGAAACGGACGCGGTTGAGTCCAACGTGACCAGTCTCTTTGAATCCATCAAGTCTCCGCATGTTGCGATTGAGGATTTGCCGACCTTGCTCATAGCCCGGCACCATAGCTCCAGTGTTAGAGCTTTGAACGACATCGGGGCGCCGGCCTCAGGAGGATACGGCCCTTTGGACAAAGCCATCCCGGTCTCGGCACGAAGGACACCAGCGTTCACCAAAAACCCATCATGTAACTGTTCCCCATGGGCGGTAAACAATGCGTTGTGCCACTCGTGTAATGGCGGAGTGAATCCTCGCTTTGGCCGGTTCATCACCCACTCAGGAACCACGCTTTTGAGGGCCTCCCGCAGCCATAACTTTGGAGGGGCCGAACTATCGGGTGATGTCTTCCGGAGTCCGATCACCGTTTCCACCAGTCTGTAGTCGACGAGCGGAAGCCGAAGTTCCACAGACGAGGCCATACTCAATCGATCACCTTGAGCCATCCCGTTCTCCAGCAAGTAGGTTTGACAGATGAGTCGCGTCAGCAAAACATCCACATCAGGCCACGGAAGCGGGACGGTAAAAGGATCGTAGGCGCGTGACGTGTGCAGGTTATCCAAGAACCTGGGAGAATAGAGGCTCTGCAATTCTTTTCGAGCAAGTCGGAAATCTGGCGTGAGGTCATAGAAAATCGTCTGCTCCTTCGGGCTCAGCTGATCTCGCTTGTAGTGTGCCCACGATTCTCGCCCCCCTGCCCCGGCGATCAGCCACTCCTTGATCCCCCACGGGTTCCAGTAGGTAGGAAGCGAGAGCTTCAGGTACTGTTGAAACCGTGGTCCCCCGGAGTTCCGTCCCTCCTGCTTCCGACGGGTCTGCGCGGCGGCCTGCCGCACCCAGGGATATCCCCAAAAGAGTTCATCACCGCCATGCCCTTGGAGCATCACTGAAAGACCAAGCGACTTTGCCTCCTTCATGACCGAATAGGATCCGAAGGCCGAGATATCTGCAATGGGATCGTCCAGCCAAAACATCAACTCGGGGAAAGAAGCTGCAATATCGCTGGAGTGCAGCTCGATCGCGTGGAATGGCAAATCGAGATACTGTGCCAACGCGCGTGCGTCGTTCCGTTCGTCGTGTCGACTGTTCTCGGCGTAGCCGACGGTAATGGCTTGCATCCGGCCGGGATACCTGCGGGACGCCATGGCCGCGATAGCGCTCGAATCGAGCCCTCCGCTGAGGGCGACCCCAACTGGCACGTCGGAATGAACGATCAGTTCGCTGATGGACTCCAGCTCGCGCTTGATCAGCGCGACGGGATCTCCCGTGAGCGCGGGAATGTCTTCCATTCGCCAATAACACCACTGCCTCTGTTCCCAAGTGTCTGCGTTGATGGTCAAGATATGGGCTGCCGGAAGTTTCGATACGCCTCGAATTGGCGTCATGGGATCAGGTACGTACCCGTAATGAAAGTACAGATCGATGGCGGATGGATTCAGTTCAAACGGGATGCAGCCTGCGGCCAGTAAGCCTTTGAGTTCTGAGGAAAAATAGATCTCGCGAGGTCCTATATGAAGATATAAAGGCTTTTCCCCCATTCGATCGCGTGCGAGCATCAGTCGGCGCCGCTGCGAGTCCCACACAGCAAAGGCAAACATTCCTCGCATGTGCTGCACGCAATCGAGCCCATACTGTTCATAGAGATGGACGATGACTTCACAATCGCTTCCGGATGTGAAGCGATGCCCCTGAGAACGCAGCACATTTCTTAGATCTACATGGTTGTAAATCTCGCCGTTGGCAATCGCGACGACCGATCGATCCTCGTTGAAGAGCGGCTGCTGTCCTCCCTTGATATCGATGATGCTCAGGCGGCGCATGTTGAACGCGACCGGACCATCGTGGAACATGCCATGTCCGTCCGGGCCGCGGTGGATCAGCCGTTCACCCATGTGTCTCACACGAGTTAGGGTCTCTCGTTGTAGAGTTTCGGTCGCAATGACGCCGGCGATTCCGCACATTTCCTAGCTGCTCCTTGATTTCAGCATTCCGCGATCTATCTTTGGCCCAACTTTCTCCTATCCCCTCCACTGAGTCTATCCTCGGTTTTGGCTTTCAACCAGCGGGAAATTTTTGTTACAGGGTTCCATGCCCGGCGATACAACCGCTTTAGTTCTGGTCTAGACCCCATCTGGTCAGGCACCTCTTCGCTCAACACATACCAATCGCTCCGTTTCCATCGCTTCAGTAGACCGGTACGGAGCAGGCCTTCGGTTGAACAGCCGCATCTGGTGCAGTCATCTCCAGTCACGTAGTAGGTCCCCGTCAGGAACCATGCCAACGGAAGCACCACGTGTCGGAGTTTTGTCCGGCTCGCAACCAGATAGAGACTACGGCGGATGAGCTGGCGGTACACGTGCCGCTGCAAGGCCGAGGGCGCACAGTCTCTGACAAACCGCCAGTGATCCATGAGGTTATCCATTGATCGCCTTGAAAATAAAGCCTTCCAAGCCTGGATAAACGTGAGATTCTCCATGCATCGGCTGGAAAGTCCCGTGACGTCGACATGCGATCGTACCACTGCCTCGTACGTGACTCCGAGGCCAAAACCTCGTCGCTTCAATCGGAGAAAAAATTCATAGTCAGCAATGTAATGAGGAAACCGACTCCCGTTCACGTTTCCGGCTGTTCTTACCATTGAAAGAGGAACCAGTGTCCCTCGACCTGATAGCACGTCGATTTCCGTCGTGTACGTCTCATGCGACTCGATCGCCGTTCTGACCGAGAAACTATAAGAACTCCAGTTGATATATTCTCCGGCGTCGAGAATGCAGGCTGTATCACGGCTATCGACAACCAGCCCTCCTATTGCGGCATTGTGTTCTCTCGACACACGAACCAGCGTCTCGATATAGTGATGGTCGATGAGCGTGTCGTTGTTCATCATAAGCACCATATCGTCGCTACGGCTTCGAGCAAGACAGTGCGCAATTCCGAACTCCATCGCTTGTCCCCACCACAGTTCTTTGTTGCTCTGCAGCACTGTCACAAGAGGATGGTACTGACGAAGATATTCCGGTGTCCCATCGGTCGACCCACCATCAACAACGATTAGCTCCAGCGGGGCGTAGGACTGCTCGGACAGGCAATCAAGACAGGATTTGGTTAATTCAAGCCGATTGAAGACCGGAATAATGACATACACACACGAGCTGGATATCGCCAAATCAGCCAGAGTCTGCATACGTTTCGTGCTTCAGTCGCCGTGAGGCATCGCATGAGTATGCCCAACACCATTTTTCTCTATGACGAACAACATCACGCGCCCTGTCGAGCAATACCGGAATTTGGTAAGACGTTCGTCGGAAAGCAGTGCTCGGAACTGTTGCTCGGTCCAGAAGTTGATGTGCCCGACATATTCGTCGAGTGCCCCGTTTGGAATCGTAATGATG is a window encoding:
- a CDS encoding glycosyltransferase; amino-acid sequence: MRILQISTYEKGGGAEAIAWQLFDQYRQRGHHSLLAVGEKSSDDPQVIPLSHVEQEKAVNASLIHLDNWLAPYEGRIRGVWRMRHWLQTYVAQPNNWWQARLGRENFNFPESWRLFDLMQDRPDILHCHNLHGGWLPRGGYFDLSALPWLSREIPTVMTLHDTWMLSGHCAYTLGCDRWKTGCGHCPDLSIYPAIARDATAANWKRKRDIYRESRVYVATPSRWLMRQVEQSILAPAVVEGRVIPNGVDSTVYKPGSRQQAREALGLSQQDMMLLFVANAARSNVFKDYRTIEQCARQVAAQYSNSRITVIVLGDQGDPILYKNGGIQFVPFQRDKRITAQYYQATDVYVHAAKSDTFPNTVLEALACGRPVVATAIDGIPEQIEEGRSGFLVSAGDADAMTGRVIQLLSNEPLRTSMGTTAAAIASRSFGIHRQVQSYLGWYEQILSSSQLSGRNAHAC
- a CDS encoding class I SAM-dependent methyltransferase, whose amino-acid sequence is MNRKVLALAKVFAPLQGLAERWQLMNQGTPTDAPNIAVTAEEGQDSETIAFVRPYTMTSPERIRALCSAVRYVEDAAIDGAIVECGVWRGGSMMAVARTLMRRGAASRELYLFDTFEGMTEPGPQDVSLAGESARKLLMQSSKTEHDMVWCYAPIERVTQALSLTQYPEGRIHLIPGRVEETLAQSAPDRIAILRLDTDWYQSTQHEMEVLYPRMSRGGVLIVDDYGHWQGARRAIDEYMTKYRIRMLLHPIDYTGRIGVKVFE
- a CDS encoding FkbM family methyltransferase encodes the protein MLKSIIRRIVRSLGYEVRRRASTASSVKGLERTSLEGSLTQVRDTGVAPATVIDVGAAIGSFSRQCHEIFPNAQYLLIEPLNEYVSCLDKTVKAIPRASYEIAVASSCDNPVTINVHPDLVGSSLYRETESGTDVNGFPRVVNAITLDRLVKERDAHPPYFIKIDVQGAELDVLRGGEATLCGAELVLLEVSLFQFFKEGPLFFDVVTYMKSKGFVPHDILGLQYRPLDHALSQVDIVFVPENGPLRRFHYYATPEQRLQQNREFRSHLQQILALDQVS
- a CDS encoding glycosyltransferase; amino-acid sequence: MSSSSLKISIVTPSFNQAQFIEETIESVLSQRDSNLEYVIVDGGSTDGSVNIIRRHAERLTHWMSQPDNGQYDAINKGFVKTTGEIMAWINSDDKYTPWAFSIVRELFTKFPQIEWLTTVQPLSWNAHGQLTSINFSGGFNRASFLKGGNLPTAGSYGRRFIQQESTFWRRSLWERTGGRLDTSLQLAADFELWARFYRHADLYGVMAPLAGFRAHGNQKSVRQVDHYMEEAQRTLAQYGGRPCRGFEALVRGLAWKVGRHLSLATLPRWIRVAGRYSGLTFPTQVVVWDGTEWRIISGFVV
- a CDS encoding methyltransferase domain-containing protein encodes the protein MSPVLVNIGCGSVWHPDWINLDVRPHSPSVQTWDVGNGLPFENGQVDVCYASHVLEHFTQEKAKRLLLECHRVLCPGGIIRLAVPDLEGIVREYLRVLARAEAGKPRATEEYEWITLELLDQLVRDTSGGEMERYLRTQARNNTKYVIGRIGVGAMTYMEPGRHSSLSSESSRCGGLSIMSRIVRTIRSLVPELKGYLINGDHEALRIGRFRLSGECHQWMYDRFSLGQLITQCGFSDAQVCHAHDSRIGQFASFGLEVTDGKVRKPDSLFMEAIKPAGKCWDWSTHTPC
- a CDS encoding glycosyltransferase; this encodes MPAKVMLLAVGLGVGGTETHIMELASRLDRVRFTVTVCTLKPDGPLAQELRVRGVKVVSLDGTGKLDIRVLLRLLKLLRTERPDVVQAFLFWANVAARVCRHILRTFPVISSYHDEIVTEGKVVRFLDRFTLKWTDAIVCCSQAVSRSVVAHIGGAVDQHAIIPFGVDISRFASATALGRQELGLQRDGIVLGTVCRLVEPKKGLRVLLEALAQLKGDERIPLFQLLLVGDGPARSMLEYLRDHLGLSRQVVFTGLRRDLPRIFSAVDVFVLPSRYEGFGIAILEAMAAGKPVIATTVGGIPEFVRTGESGLLVSPDDSAALATAIGTLLSDPARAEAMGRNGRGHVQKLYSIESVVKRHEDLYVRCLSSFSSVPSPSPVSI
- a CDS encoding NTP transferase domain-containing protein — encoded protein: MQIIVPMSGFGERFRQAGYTIPKPLIEIEGKPIIAHVIDMFPGETHFLFICNDEHLREPSFQIKEVLNTHCPTGKVIGISSHKRGPVHAVLQAAKEVDHSGPVIVNYCDFSCYWHWNHFISYVKATRCDGAIPAYKGFHPHSLGNTNYAYLKEYQGWVQDIQEKRPFTENRLEEYASSGTYYFSSGALMLEACRTVIADELQVGGEYYISMAYRHLLENRCKVAIYELQHFMQWGTPEDLEEYSMWSNAFRQLVDPAYASHLTVGGATLVPMAGLGERFRQAGYTTPKPLISVSGKPMVVQATSDLPKTARHVFVLRRDMPGSKEVAEILKAQFPNAHSILLDGPTDGQARTAFLGWDIAYRNVLDDETVTIAACDNGMLYRNSRLMDLLDDPATDVIVWVAKKYPNAVRYPHMYGWVDIDDTSSVVRNVSVKNPLNHPAQDAIITGTFTFRRALYFRQVVTRMIDRNARVNGEFYLDVAIEDALALGLRVRAFAIDSYIGWGTPTELQTFQYWQSCFHKWSTHPYRLEHDLHVAGEARPMLSEFYAERCPALPESCALDRRAA